A portion of the Naumovozyma castellii chromosome 2, complete genome genome contains these proteins:
- the NCAS0B06530 gene encoding 60S ribosomal protein uL6 (ancestral locus Anc_2.236), whose protein sequence is MKYIQTEQSIEVPEGVTVNIKSRIVKVTGPRGVLNKNLKHIDVTFTKISKSLIKVTVHNGDRKHVAALRTVKALVDNMITGVTKGYKYKMRYVYAHFPINVNVVEKDGAKFIEIRNFLGDKKVRLVPVREGVDIEFSTNVKDEIVLSGNSVEEVSQNAADIQQICRVRNKDIRKFLDGIYVSHKGCIVEDM, encoded by the coding sequence ATGAAGTACATTCAAACTGAACAATCCATTGAAGTCCCAGAAGGTGTTACCGTTAACATCAAATCTAGAATTGTCAAGGTTACTGGTCCAAGAGGTGTCTTGAACAAGAACTTGAAGCATATTGATGTTACCTTCACTAAGATCAGCAAGTCCTTGATCAAGGTTACTGTTCACAATGGTGACAGAAAGCACGTCGCTGCTTTGAGAACTGTTAAGGCTTTGGTTGACAACATGATTACTGGTGTCACTAAGGGTTACAAGTACAAGATGAGATATGTCTATGCGCATTTCCCAATCAACGTTAACGTTGTAGAAAAGGATGGTGCTAAGTTCATTGAAATCAGAAATTTCTTGGGTGACAAGAAGGTCAGATTAGTTCCAGTTAGAGAAGGTGTCGATATTGAATTCTCCACTAACGTCAAGGATGAAATTGTCTTATCTGGTAACtctgttgaagaagtttCTCAAAACGCTGCTGACATTCAACAAATCTGCAGGGTCAGAAACAAGGATATCCGTAAATTTTTGGACGGTATTTACGTTTCCCACAAGGGTTGTATCGTTGAAGATATGTAA
- the ASG1 gene encoding Asg1p (ancestral locus Anc_2.231), which translates to MSEQEQPLKSNTKIKNEPSPRQTEHQIVKRRRVTRACDECRKKKVKCDGQQPCIHCTVYSYECTYNHPSKRSQNQTGTNNNTLNTITTISVSANGSNTKTRSTTPVPGTSAGVTRKYTTKTTRLQQQVDKYQQLLEGMIPNLPDIKTLDIPTFLQIFHNFQGNSDFIEDTVKEYHVLVSDSTSPSQQKSQYNQFGTPEYSSTAGPSSVGSTQNNSDSKLLDNNERIPVGREIKIILPPKVIAIQFVKKTWEHCCVLLRFYHRPSFIQQLNELYETDPNHYTPKQMQFLPLCYSTIAVGALFSKSIVHEEMNVRSDVNGNDELITDDKFLQDEGYKYFIAARKLLDITNARDLNSIQAILMLFIFLQCSARLSTCYAYIGVAMRSALREGYHRQVGPLSGFTPIEIEMRKRLFYTIYKLDIYVNAMLGLPRSISPDDFDQTLPIELSDENITEHGYLPENQNGVLSSTGIANQHTKLLMILNSIVRELYPIKKTNNLISHETVTRLELKLRTWMDELPTELVPNLENIPAKYERANKLLHLSFLHVQIILYRPFIHYLSRNFVDMAPDTLSLQRARNSINVARSAVKLAQEMLSKNLISGSYWYASYTIFYSVAGLLFYIHEAQLPDTESAREYYDILKDAEIGRNVLNQIKDSSMAATRTYNLLNKLFEKLNSKTIKLTTMYNSPSHQSPTTATNQGELSYQERPQSQIQNNFNRQGNDNMLTNFTVPSYPEDIQIQPTTSNPQQHQQPQLQLQQSPASNLSAVSMTNNASNTFLPQPTKTPNQNGTYPKLEKESDQVPLTDIFGFNGNPNDILSSATGDADTIGLESSVNSYSNNGLSNTNLAGSNNDKIKAENLDEAGILNVFDQLDAHLFGKYMPLNYQQDDLSTNPTPTQNQDRTPNPNQEV; encoded by the coding sequence atGTCGGAGCAAGAACAGCCCCTGAAATCAAATacgaaaataaaaaatgaacCATCACCACGTCAAACAGAGCATCAAATTgtaaagagaagaagagtcACAAGAGCATGCGATGAATGtaggaaaaaaaaagttaaaTGTGATGGACAACAACCGTGTATTCATTGTACTGTGTATTCATATGAATGTACGTACAATCATCCATCCAAGAGATCTCAAAACCAAACAGGAACAAATAACAATACTTTGAATACAATTACCACCATTTCCGTATCTGCAAATGGAAGTAATACTAAAACGAGAAGCACAACACCAGTACCTGGAACTAGTGCGGGTGTGACAAGGAAATATACCACCAAAACTACCAGATTACAACAACAAGTAGATAAATATCAGCAACTTTTAGAAGGTatgattccaaatttacCTGACATAAAAACACTTGATATACCTACCTTTCTGCAAATCTTCCATAATTTCCAGGGAAACTCTGATTTCATAGAGGATACTGTTAAAGAGTACCATGTTCTTGTTAGTGATAGCACTTCCCCATCACAACAAAAATCGCAATATAACCAATTTGGAACACCCGAATATTCTTCAACGGCTGGTCCTAGCAGTGTTGGTAGCACCCAAAACAACTCAGATTCTAAACTAttggataataatgaaagaattcCCGTAGGACgagaaatcaaaatcattttgCCACCCAAGGTAATTGCCATTCAATTTGTCAAGAAGACTTGGGAACATTGTTGTGTACTTCTAAGATTCTATCATCGTCCGTCTTTTATCCAACAACTGAACGAACTATACGAAACTGATCCTAATCATTATACCCCCAAACAAATGCAATTTCTACCGTTATGCTATTCAACCATTGCGGTAGGAGCgttattttctaaatctaTTGTCCATGAGGAAATGAATGTTCGATCCGATGTAAATGGTAACGATGAACTCATCAcagatgataaatttttacAGGATGAAGGTTATAAATACTTTATTGCTGCTAGAAAGTTATTGGATATCACAAATGCCAGAGATTTAAACTCGATACAAGCTATCTTAATGTTGTTTATCTTTTTACAATGTTCAGCCCGTCTTTCCACATGCTATGCATATATTGGTGTGGCTATGCGAAGTGCGTTAAGAGAAGGTTATCATAGACAGGTTGGACCTCTATCAGGGTTCACCCCCATTGAAATCGAGATGAGAAAAAGATTATTCTACACTATCTACAAACTGGACATCTATGTCAATGCTATGTTAGGTTTACCAAGATCAATTTCACCCGATGATTTTGATCAGACTTTGCCAATAGAGTTATcagatgaaaatattacGGAGCATGGGTACCTACCAGAAAATCAAAATGGTGTTCTCTCTAGTACGGGGATAGCCAATCAGCATACGAAgttattgatgattttgaatagTATCGTTAGGGAACTATATCCAATAAAGAAGACaaacaatttaatatcaCACGAAACTGTCACCAGattagaattgaaattaagaaCTTGGATGGATGAATTACCCACAGAATTAGTCCCCAATCTGGAAAATATCCCTGCAAAATACGAGAGAGCAAATAAATTACTACATCTATCCTTTCTCCATGTTCAGATTATTTTATACAGACCTTTCATCCATTACTTATCCAGAAATTTTGTAGACATGGCACCTGACACTCTTTCATTACAACGTGCAAGAAATTCCATTAACGTGGCCAGATCAGCTGTTAAATTAGCTCAGGAAATGTTAAGCAAAAACCTTATATCAGGTTCTTACTGGTACGCTAGttatacaatattttaCTCTGTTGCAGGACTGTTGTTTTATATCCATGAGGCACAATTACCAGATACAGAGAGCGCCCGTGAATATTATGATATCTTGAAGGATGCCGAAATCGGTAGAAATGTCttgaatcaaattaaagattCTAGTATGGCGGCAACAAGAACCTATAACTTATTGAATaaactttttgaaaagCTAAATTCGAAGACCATCAAACTAACAACAATGTATAATTCTCCAAGTCATCAAAGCCCGACAACAGCCACAAACCAAGGAGAATTGTCATATCAAGAGAGACCTCAGAGCCAGATACAGAATAACTTTAATAGACAAGGGAACGATAACATGTTAACAAACTTTACGGTGCCATCATATCCAGAAGATATACAAATACAACCCACAACATCAAACCCACAACAACACCAGCAGCCCCAGTTACAATTACAACAATCACCTGCTTCTAATTTAAGCGCCGTGTCAATGACAAATAATGCAAGTAATACATTTTTACCACAACCTACGAAGACACCAAACCAAAATGGAACATATCCTAAATTGGAGAAAGAGTCAGATCAGGTTCCTCTTACGGATATCTTTGGATTTAATGGTAACCCCAACGATATTTTATCTAGCGCTACTGGTGATGCAGATACAATTGGGTTAGAATCCAGTGTGAATAGTTATAGCAATAATGGGCTAAGTAATACCAATTTGGCTGGAAGCAATAACGATAAGATAAAAGCGGAAAACCTTGATGAAGCCGGAATACTAAACGTGTTTGATCAGTTGGATGCACATCTATTTGGTAAGTATATGCCTCTCAACTACCAACAAGATGACCTAAGCACGAATCCAACCCCGACCCAGAACCAAGACCGAACCCCAAACCCAAACCAAGAAGTATAA
- the STH1 gene encoding RSC chromatin remodeling complex ATPase subunit STH1 (ancestral locus Anc_2.235): protein MLEATTVTASPVSQVNFKLDSNSNNTETEKSIPNFSIPKPESKNHLEQLIYRYRAIQEQPKANKFEIGLLEKTFSDISHEQDEYIEKLNDIRSDANIKQSKYDKAVLQRQLLALQFLERDMDIPDGILLDDDKMQDAKDAQDTSDVLKPIKLTFDFNENARSLGLLDKFSNITKTDLGKQETENLISKQIAQRIKELERLPANLGSYSLDDCLEFLTKSDLPSNIDNLKIRALIELKSLKMLTKQKSLRQKLINNVTGQAHHSIPYLRDSPFTIAAQRSVQIRPKVIVPQTVRLAEELERQQLLEKRKKERNLHLKKIYSIIDFVQENQNSTFNHRDRCAQFGKICQSVHSQIEKDEQRRIERTAKQRLQALKSNDEEAYLKLLDQTKDTRITQLLRQTNSFLDSLAQAVRVQQNEAKLLRGEEIPPITDEEREKTDYYEVAHQIKEKIDKQPSMLVGGTLKEYQIRGLEWMVSLYNNHLNGILADEMGLGKTIQSISLITYLFEEKKDPGPYLVIVPLSTITNWTLEFEKWAPSLNTVIYKGTPNQRRNLQHQVRIGNFDVLLTTYEYIIKDRALLAKHEWTHMIIDEGHRMKNAQSKLSYTITHYYKTRHRLILTGTPLQNNLPELWALLNFVLPKIFNSAKTFEDWFNTPFANTGTGEKLELTEEETLLVIRRLHKVLRPFLLRRLKKEVEKDLPDKVEKVVKCKLSGLQQQLYEQMLKHNALFLGEGTEGATKSGIKGLNNKIMQLRKICNHPFVFDEVEGVINPTRANSNLLYRVSGKFELLNRVLPKFKAAGHRVLMFFQMTQVMDIMEDFLRMKDLKYMRLDGSTKADDRTGMLNDFNAPDSDYFCFLLSTRAGGLGLNLQTADTVIIFDTDWNPHQDLQAQDRAHRIGQKNEVRILRLITTDSVEEVILERAMQKLDIDGKVIQAGKFDNKSTAEEQEAFLRRLIENESTKDNDDDAELDDDELNEMLARNEDEKILFDKIDKERTKEERREAKAEGLSAPLPRLIQVDELPKIFTEDISDHLKEEPVAEGRIRKMKRVYYDDGLTEEQFLEAVENEDETLEGAIQKRREARERRQRSKQEKDLGIRTLENTPEVDAAIPDDKVENEDLPDGPEEPAIPQEPKRKTRKRKAKEAVEHVEHDASLENHDETSISEATENKRPKLKIKLTMKRGKKEESVSSNDADQLNGNGKGTINEDVEPEKTSNKVNNTKAKGKKAKKSLASECTPVVEKLLAIMREQLDDTDGHPLTGIFEQLPSKKLYPDYYVIIQNPMALETILRKCKRGEYKNLSEVKEDMQTMFNNARFYNEEGSWVYNDADKLNEFVNQWFKDHQEE from the coding sequence ATGTTAGAAGCAACAACAGTAACAGCAAGCCCTGTAAGCCAGGTAAATTTCAAGCTTGACAGCAATAGTAACAATACTGAAACAGAGAAGTCAATACCGAACTTTTCAATACCCAAGCCGGAATCTAAAAATCACTTAGAACAACTGATTTACAGATACCGTGCTATTCAAGAACAACCTAAAgcaaataaatttgaaatcgGATTATTAGAAAAAACCTTCTCTGATATCTCTCATGAGCAAGATGAATACATTGAAAAGTTAAATGACATTAGAAGTGATGCAAATATTAAGCAGAGTAAATATGATAAAGCGGTTCTGCAAAGACAATTATTAGCCTTACAATTTCTAGAAAGAGATATGGACATTCCTGATGGAATTTTACTCGATGATGATAAGATGCAAGATGCTAAAGATGCTCAAGATACCTCTGATGTTTTAAAACCAATCAAACTAACCTTTGATTTCAACGAAAATGCTAGGAGTCTAGGACTACTTGATAAATTCTCAAACATAACTAAAACCGATCTAGGTAAACAGGAAACCGAAAATTTGATTTCAAAACAAATTGCACAAAGGATTAAGGAGTTGGAAAGACTACCTGCAAACCTAGGTTCTTATTCACTGGATGATTGCTTGGAATTTCTTACCAAAAGCGATCTACCATCAAACATCGATAATCTAAAAATTAGAGCTCTAATCGAATTGAAAAGTCTAAAAATGCTAACCAAACAAAAGTCTTTAAGACAAAAGTTAATTAACAATGTTACAGGACAGGCACACCATTCTATTCCATATTTGCGTGACTCTCCATTTACCATAGCTGCTCAAAGATCTGTTCAAATTAGACCTAAAGTTATTGTGCCACAAACAGTAAGATTGgctgaagaattagaaagaCAACAACTACTAGAGAAGCGTAAGAAGGAAAGGAACTTGCATCTAAAGAAAATCTATAGCATTATTGATTTTGTGcaagaaaatcaaaattctACATTTAATCATCGTGATCGTTGCGCTCAGTTTGGTAAAATATGTCAGTCAGTACATAgtcaaattgaaaaagatgaacagagaagaattgaaagaacCGCAAAACAACGTTTACAAGCTTTGAAATCTAACGATGAAGAGgcatatttgaaattattggatcAAACAAAAGATACAAGAATTACCCAATTATTGAGACAAACGAATTCATTTTTGGATTCCTTGGCACAAGCAGTCAGAGTACAACAAAATGAAGCAAAATTATTGAGGGGTGAGGAGATTCCACCTATTacagatgaagaaagagaaaaaacTGATTATTATGAGGTAGCTCAccaaatcaaagaaaaaattgacaaaCAACCTTCTATGCTTGTTGGTGGGACCCTAAAGGAATATCAAATCCGTGGTTTAGAATGGATGGTCTCATTATACAATAACCATCTAAACGGTATCCTTGCCGATGAAATGGGTTTAGGTAAGACTATCCAATCTATCTCTCTTATTACTTACCTATTtgaggaaaagaaggatcCTGGTCCATACTTAGTAATTGTTCCATTATCAACTATTACTAATTGGACACTAGAATTTGAGAAATGGGCCCCATCATTGAATACCGTAATTTATAAAGGTACACCAAATCAAAGACGTAATCTACAGCATCAAGttagaattggaaatttcGATGTCTTGTTGACAACTTACGAATATATCATTAAAGACCGAGCATTATTGGCTAAGCATGAATGGACCCATATGATTATAGATGAAGGTCATAGAATGAAGAATGCCCAGTCGAAGTTATCTTATACTATTACTCATTATTACAAGACGAGGCATAGATTAATTTTAACTGGTACACCATTGCAAAATAATTTACCAGAATTATGGgcattattaaattttgttcTACCCAAGATTTTCAATTCGGCAAAGacatttgaagattggTTCAACACACCATTTGCTAATACTGGTACTGGTGAAAAGTTAGAATTgacagaagaagaaacgTTGTTGGTTATTCGAAGATTACACAAAGTGTTAAGACCATTCCTTCTTCGTCGTTTGAAGAAGGAGGTTGAAAAGGACTTACCTGATAAAGTTGAAAAAGTGGTCAAATGTAAACTTTCTGGgttacaacaacaattatatGAGCAAATGCTAAAACATAATGCATTATTCCTTGGTGAAGGTACTGAAGGTGCCACAAAGAGTGGTATTAAGGGTTTGAATAATAAGATTATGCAACTGAGAAAGATATGTAATCATCCATTTGTCTTCGATGAAGTCGAAGGTGTTATTAATCCAACAAGAGCCAATAGTAATCTATTGTACAGAGTTTCTGGGAAATTTGAACTATTAAATCGTGTCTTACCTAAATTTAAGGCAGCAGGCCATAGAGTTCTAATGTTCTTCCAAATGACACAAGTTATGGATATCATGGAAGATTTCTTGAgaatgaaagatttgaagTATATGAGGTTAGATGGTAGTACTAAAGCTGATGACAGAACCGGTATgttaaatgattttaatgCACCAGATTCTGATTACTTCTGTTTCCTACTGTCTACCAGAGCAGGTGGGTTAGGTTTAAATCTTCAAACAGCCGATACAGTCATTATCTTCGATACAGATTGGAATCCGCATCAGGATTTGCAAGCACAAGATAGAGCTCATAGAATTGGTCAAAAGAATGAAGTTAGAATTTTAAGATTAATTACGACTGATTCCGTGGAAGAAGTTATTCTCGAAAGGGCTATGCAGAAGCTGGATATTGATGGTAAGGTCATTCAAGCtggtaaatttgataaCAAATCTACTgctgaagaacaagaagcaTTCTTGAGAAGATTGATTGAAAACGAATCCACTAAAgataatgatgacgatgctgaattagatgatgacgaGTTAAATGAAATGTTAGCTCgtaatgaagatgagaaaATTCTTTTCGATAAGATAGATAAggaaagaacaaaagaggaaagacGTGAGGCTAAAGCTGAAGGACTTTCTGCTCCTCTGCCAAGACTTATCCAAGTTGATGAACTTCCAAAGATTTTTACTGAAGATATTTCTgatcatttgaaagaagaaccTGTTGCTGAAGGGAGAATAAGAAAGATGAAACGAGTATATTACGATGATGGGTTAACTGAAGAACAATTCTTAGAAGCTGTGGAAAATGAGGATGAAACACTGGAAGGCGCTATTCAGAAGAGAAGGGAAGCTCGTGAAAGGAGACAACGGAGCAAGCAGGAAAAGGATCTTGGAATAAGAACATTAGAAAATACCCCTGAAGTTGATGCTGCTATCCCTGATGATAAAGTcgaaaatgaagatttaCCCGATGGGCCAGAAGAACCAGCAATTCCCCAAGAACCCAAACGTAAAACAAGGAAAAGGAAGGCAAAGGAAGCTGTGGAGCATGTTGAGCATGATGCTTCATTAGAAAATCACGATGAGACTAGTATTTCAGAAGCTactgaaaataaaagacCCAAGTTGAAGATAAAGCTCACAATGAAAAGAGggaagaaagaagaatctGTGTCTTCTAATGATGCTGATCAACTTAACGGCAATGGTAAAGGAACTATTAACGAAGATGTTGAACCAGAGAAAACCTCTAACAAAGTTAATAATACTAAAGCGAAGGGAAAGAAAGcaaagaaatcattggCATCTGAGTGCACACCTGTAGTCGAGAAACTGTTAGCTATCATGCGTGAACAGCTTGATGATACCGACGGTCATCCCCTTACAGGGATCTTCGAACAATTGCCATCCAAGAAGTTATACCCAGATTATTAtgtcattattcaaaatccAATGGCATTGGAAACCATTTTAAGGAAATGTAAGAGGGGTGAATACAAGAATCTTTCCGAGGTTAAAGAAGATATGCAAACGATGTTTAATAATGCCAGATTTTACAATGAAGAAGGTTCATGGGTCTATAATGACGCTGACAAATTAAACGAATTTGTGAACCAATGGTTCAAAGACCaccaagaagaataa
- the KGD1 gene encoding alpha-ketoglutarate dehydrogenase KGD1 (ancestral locus Anc_2.237), translating to MLRAISRPLYRHGSKSLIKSALLKQYASKVTATRCLTTGSDTFLSTSNSSYIDEMYQAWQKDPSSVHVSWDAYFKNMSNPKVAASNAFQAPPILVASLPGAPSAHLSNSMDENVSLHLKVQLLCRAYQVRGHLKAHIDPLGLSFGDSKDKPVPPELTLDYYGFTEKDLDREIILGPGILPRFAKNGKTTMKLRDIIADMESLYCSSYGIQYTHIPSKVKCEWLRERIEIPKPYEYTIDQKRQILDRLTWATSFETFLSTKFPNEKRFGLEGLEAVVPGIKTLIDRSVELGVEDVVLGMAHRGRLNVLSNVVRKPNESIFSEFQGTTTTNNIEGSGDVKYHLGMNYQRPTTSGKYVNLSLVANPSHLEAQDPVVLGRTRALLHAKGDLKNQTKALGVLLHGDAAFAGQGVVYETMGFQTLPEYSTGGTIHVITNNQIGFTTDPRFARSTPYPSDIAKAIDAPIFHCNANDIEAVTFIFNLAAEWRNEFHTDAIIDVVGWRKHGHNETDQPSFTQPLMYQKIAKQKSVIDEYTDKLIKEGSFTKSDIDEHKKWVWGLFEKAFEKSKDYVPTQREWLTAAWEDFKSPKELATEILPHNPTNVSVDIIQDIGKALSSWPENFEVHKNLKRILTNRGKSISTGEGIDWSTGEALAFGTLVLEGYNVRVSGEDVERGTFSQRHAVLHDQKSEDTYVPLKHLSAKQADFSICNSSLSEYGVMGFEYGYSLTSPDYLVMWEAQFGDFANTAQVITDQFIAGGEQKWKQRSGLVLSLPHGYDGQGPEHSSGRLERFLQMANEDPRYFPSEEKLQRQHQDCNYQVVYPTTPANLFHIIRRQQHRQFRKPLILFFSKQLLRHPLARSQLEEFTEGGFQWIIEDVEHGRAIGTKEETKRLVLLSGQVYTALHKKRETIGDKSTALMKIEELHPFPFAQLRDAIDSYPNLEEFVWCQEEPLNMGGWAYAAPRLQTTLQETQNYKNHTVRYCGRNPSGAVAAGSKSLHIAEEEAFLKDVFGQ from the coding sequence ATGTTAAGAGCTATTTCTAGGCCATTGTACCGCCACGGTTCtaaatcattaataaaatcaGCTCTGCTCAAACAGTATGCTTCAAAAGTTACCGCTACAAGATGCTTAACAACTGGTTCGGATACATTCCTATCtacatcaaattcatcttatattgatgaaatgtATCAAGCATGGCAGAAAGATCCATCTTCAGTTCATGTTTCATGGGATgcatatttcaaaaatatgaGTAATCCTAAAGTAGCTGCCTCTAATGCATTCCAAGCTCCTCCCATTCTTGTTGCATCGCTACCTGGTGCTCCATCTGCTCATCTCTCAAATAGTATGGATGAAAATGTTTCCTTACATTTGAAAGTTCAACTTCTATGCAGAGCCTACCAAGTTAGAGGCCATTTGAAGGCTCACATTGATCCTTTAGGTCTTTCATTCGGGGATAGTAAAGATAAACCTGTGCCTCCTGAATTAACTTTAGATTACTACGGTTTCACAGAAAAGGATTTGGATAGAGAAATTATCCTAGGTCCTGGTATCCTACCAAGATTTGCCAAGAATGGCAAGACTACAATGAAATTGAGAGATATTATTGCCGATATGGAAAGCTTGTATTGTTCTTCTTATGGGATCCAATATACCCATATTCCATCAAAGGTGAAGTGTGAATGGTTAAGGGAAAGAATTGAGATTCCAAAACCTTACGAATATACCATAGATCAAAAGAGACAAATTTTGGACAGATTGACCTGGGCAACTTCTTTTGAAACATTCTTATCTACCAAGTTCCCTAACGAAAAGAGATTTGGGCTGGAAGGTTTGGAAGCTGTTGTTCCTGGTATTAAGACATTAATCGATCGTTCTGTGGAACTCGGGGTAGAAGATGTTGTATTAGGTATGGCTCATCGTGGTAGACTAAACGTTTTATCTAATGTTGTTCGTAAGCCAAATGAATCCATCTTTTCAGAATTTCAAGGAACTACTACGACCAACAATATTGAAGGTTCTGGTGATGTTAAGTATCATTTAGGTATGAACTATCAAAGACCAACTACATCAGGTAAATATGTTAATTTGTCATTGGTAGCTAATCCATCTCATTTAGAGGCTCAAGATCCTGTTGTTCTTGGTAGAACTAGAGCTCTATTACATGCTAAAGGTGATCTAAAAAATCAAACTAAAGCATTGGGTGTATTGTTACATGGTGATGCAGCATTTGCTGGACAAGGTGTTGTTTATGAAACCATGGGTTTCCAAACTTTACCAGAATATTCTACAGGTGGTACCATTCATGTTATAAcaaataatcaaattgGGTTCACCACTGATCCAAGATTTGCAAGATCCACACCATATCCATCGGATATTGCCAAGGCTATTGATGCTCCAATCTTCCACTGTAATGCAAACGATATTGAAGCAGTTAcatttatcttcaatttagCAGCTGAATGGAGGAATGAATTCCATACTGATGCAATCATTGATGTTGTTGGTTGGAGAAAGCATGGACATAATGAAACTGATCAACCTTCCTTTACTCAACCATTAATGTATCAAAAAATTGCTAAGCAGAAATCTGTTATCGATGAATATACtgataaattaatcaaaGAGGGATCTTTTACCAAGAGCGATATTGACGAACACAAGAAATGGGTTTGGGgtttatttgaaaaggcatttgaaaaatccaaGGATTACGTTCCAACTCAAAGAGAATGGTTGACTGCTGCTTGggaagatttcaaatctcCAAAGGAATTAGCTACTGAAATTTTACCACATAATCCAACTAACGTTTCCGTTGATATTATCCAAGACATTGGTAAAGCATTGTCTTCATGGCCAGAAAATTTCGAAGTACacaagaatttaaagagAATCCTAACAAATAGAGGTAAATCAATTTCTACAGGTGAAGGTATTGATTGGTCTACTGGGGAAGCCTTAGCCTTTGGTACTTTAGTTCTTGAAGGTTATAATGTTAGAGTATCTGGGGAAGATGTTGAAAGAGGTACTTTCTCTCAACGTCATGCTGTATTACATGATCAAAAATCAGAAGATACATATGTTCCATTGAAGCATTTAAGTGCCAAGCAAGCTGATTTCTCTATTTGTAACtcttcattatctgaaTATGGTGTAATGGGTTTCGAATATGGTTATTCTTTGACGTCACCAGATTACTTAGTCATGTGGGAAGCTCAATTTGGTGATTTTGCTAATACAGCTCAAGTTATTACAGATCAATTTATTGCTGGTGGTGAAcaaaaatggaaacaaAGATCAGGTTTGGTTCTTTCTTTACCTCATGGTTATGATGGTCAAGGTCCTGAACATTCTTCTGGTAGGTTAGAAAGATTCTTACAAATGGCTAACGAAGACCCAAGGTATTTCCCATCTGAGGAGAAATTACAAAGACAACATCAAGATTGTAATTATCAAGTTGTTTACCCAACAACACCAGCTAATTTATTCCATATCATAAGAAGACAACAACATCGTCAATTTAGAAAACCATTaatccttttcttctccaaaCAACTGTTACGTCATCCATTGGCAAGATCTCAATTAGAAGAGTTTACTGAAGGTGGATTCCAGTGGatcattgaagatgttgaaCATGGTAGGGCAATTGGTACCAAGGAAGAAACCAAGAGATTGGTACTATTAAGTGGTCAAGTTTACACAGCATTACATAAGAAGAGAGAAACCATCGGTGATAAGAGTACAGCTTTAATgaagattgaagaattgcATCCATTCCCATTTGCCCAATTGAGGGACGCTATTGATTCATATCCAAACCTAGAGGAATTTGTATGGTGTCAAGAAGAACCTCTAAATATGGGTGGTTGGGCATACGCCGCACCAAGATTACAAACTACTTTGCAAGAGACTCAGAACTATAAGAATCATACTGTTAGGTATTGTGGTAGAAACCCAAGCGGtgctgttgctgctggTTCTAAGAGCTTACATATTGccgaagaagaagcttTCCTAAAGGACGTTTTCGGGCAGTAA